A stretch of the Kroppenstedtia eburnea genome encodes the following:
- the galT gene encoding galactose-1-phosphate uridylyltransferase — MELRYNPLLDDWTMVASNRKDRPTLPRTDCPFCPGSGKVPDSYEVLKYDNDFPALMPDPPAPDPVGSAFYRTEKAHGKCEVILYSPEHQVTLPELPVPHIEKLVDLWTERFAELEKDPRHQYVLIFENRGEEVGVTMPHPHGQIYAYSRMPLKIQRELSSCKAHHERTGRCLICEMNREEVKFQGRVIAENDHFLAYLPFFTDYPYGLFIVSKQHLTALTDFSRSQKRSLAGILKEMTGAMDSLFNRPFPYMMVLHQRPVNGEDVEKYYHFHIEFYTPLRERDKIKYYASSEMGAWAACNPSSVEETAAELREAHRRFLEQEGGGLR; from the coding sequence GGGTTCGGGAAAGGTGCCTGACAGTTACGAGGTATTGAAATATGACAATGACTTTCCGGCGCTGATGCCGGATCCACCCGCCCCGGATCCGGTGGGGTCCGCTTTTTATCGAACGGAGAAAGCCCACGGCAAGTGCGAAGTGATTCTGTATTCACCGGAACATCAGGTGACACTGCCGGAGTTGCCGGTGCCCCATATTGAAAAGTTGGTGGATCTGTGGACGGAACGGTTTGCGGAGCTGGAAAAGGATCCCCGGCACCAATACGTGCTGATTTTTGAAAACCGGGGGGAAGAGGTGGGGGTGACCATGCCGCATCCCCATGGACAAATCTATGCCTATTCCCGGATGCCGCTGAAGATTCAAAGGGAGCTGTCCAGCTGCAAGGCACACCATGAACGGACCGGCCGTTGCCTGATCTGTGAGATGAACCGGGAGGAAGTGAAGTTCCAGGGGAGGGTGATTGCCGAAAATGATCATTTCCTCGCATACCTGCCCTTCTTCACCGATTACCCTTACGGATTGTTCATCGTCAGCAAGCAACATCTGACGGCACTCACCGATTTCAGCCGCAGCCAAAAACGGTCTCTGGCCGGGATTCTCAAGGAGATGACCGGGGCGATGGACAGCCTGTTCAACCGTCCCTTTCCGTATATGATGGTGCTCCATCAACGCCCCGTCAACGGCGAAGACGTGGAGAAGTATTACCATTTCCATATCGAGTTTTACACCCCCCTCAGGGAACGGGACAAGATCAAGTATTACGCTTCGTCGGAGATGGGTGCCTGGGCCGCTTGCAACCCCAGTTCCGTGGAAGAGACGGCAGCGGAGCTTCGGGAAGCTCATCGGCGGTTTCTGGAGCAAGAAGGGGGCGGGTTGCGGTGA